The Scyliorhinus torazame isolate Kashiwa2021f chromosome 7, sScyTor2.1, whole genome shotgun sequence genome has a window encoding:
- the ptger4c gene encoding prostaglandin E receptor 4 (subtype EP4) c — protein sequence MMTEWLNQSSWEEVNATLTNGSAVALDIKSSHVVTAASMFTVGVVGNLIAIVVLCVSKKEQKETTFYTLVCGLAVTDLLGTCCTSPVVIATYLTQRWPGGQPLCHFFSFSMLFFGSAGMTILCTMSIERYLAINHAFFYSQHIDKALARLALMGAYLLNLVFCILPFFGWGSNVRHFPGTWCFLDWRANSTVSASYTYIYGGVSTFLILVTVLCNLAVCVTLVSMRKKAMGRGKAAASTGSSRGRRFPNLAASAAEMQMFWLLVLMTIVFLICSIPLVIRIFVNQLHGPVQIQTGEKLDYRGDLLAIRFASFNPILDPWVYILCRKKLLTLGCERLKRTVGAARDNQARRVGWASNQQTPLSYANSIATSYASLKGKSESKVSHGEASHRVGAMTHSFTDFTNQQVWEAVAHPFSIPHRNQTGLTKTHPRTPPQTKAILCTILQETTMPDVSGQNNSALIQERRTFDILNCTLSTPSSCISEKSI from the exons ATGATGACCGAGTGGCTGAACCAATCGAGCTGGGAGGAAGTGAACGCCACCTTGACGAACGGCTCGGCCGTCGCTCTCGACATCAAGTCCAGCCATGTGGTCACCGCGGCCAGCATGTTCACCGTGGGGGTGGTGGGCAACCTCATCGCTATCGTGGTGCTCTGCGTCTCCAAGAaagagcagaaggagaccactttCTACACCCTGGTGTGCGGGCTGGCAGTGACTGACCTGCTGGGCACCTGCTGCACCAGCCCAGTGGTGATCGCCACCTACCTGACCCAGCGGTGGCCAGGGGGGCAGCCTCTCTGCCACTTCTTCTCCTTCTCCATGCTCTTCTTCGGCTCAGCGGGCATGACCATCCTGTGCACCATGTCCATCGAGCGCTATCTCGCCATCAACCACGCCTTCTTCTACAGCCAGCACATCGACAAGGCGCTGGCCAGACTGGCCCTGATGGGCGCCTACCTGCTCAACCTGGTCTTCTGCATCCTGCCCTTCTTCGGCTGGGGCAGCAACGTGCGCCACTTCCCGGGGACCTGGTGCTTCCTGGATTGGAGAGCCAACAGCACGGTGTCCGCCTCCTACACCTACATCTACGGGGGCGTCAGCACTTTCCTCATCCTGGTCACCGTCCTGTGCAACCTGGCCGTCTGTGTCACCCTGGTCAGCATGAGGAAGAAGGCCATGGGGAGGGGGAAGGCTGCTGCCTCCACCGGGAGCTCCAGGGGCCGCCGCTTCCCCAACCTGGCAGCCTCCGCCGCCGAGATGCAGATGTTCTGGCTCCTGGTCCTTATGACCATCGTCTTCTTGATCTGCTCAATCCCACTGGTG atacGTATTTTTGTGAACCAGCTGCATGGCCCTGTACAGATCCAGACTGGTGAGAAACTGGACTACCGCGGTGATCTCCTAGCCATCCGTTTTGCTTCATTCAATCCAATCCTGGATCCCTGGGTGTACATCCTCTGCAGGAAAAAGCTTCTTACCTTGGGGTGCGAGCGGCTGAAGCGAACCGTGGGTGCTGCAAGGGATAACCAGGCACGTAGGGTCGGTTGGGCAAGTAATCAGCAGACGCCGCTCTCGTATGCCAACAGTATTGCCACAAGCTATGCCTCACTAAAAGGAAAGTCCGAGAGCAAAGTGTCGCACGGGGAAGCCAGCCACAGAGTTGGTGCCATGACACACTCGTTCACAGACTTCACCAATCAGCAAGTGTGGGAGGCTGTGGCTCACCCTTTCAGTATCCCTCATAGGAATCAAACTGGTCTCACTAAGACTCATCCCAGGACACCTCCACAGACTAAAGCTATCTTATGCACAATACTGCAAGAAACTACGATGCCAGATGTTAGCGGACAAAACAACAGTGCCCTGATCCAGGAGAGGAGAACGTTTGACATTTTGAATTGCACTTTAAGCACACCTTCATCATGTATATCAGAAAAAAGTATTTAA